From Raphanus sativus cultivar WK10039 unplaced genomic scaffold, ASM80110v3 Scaffold5504, whole genome shotgun sequence:
tttttctaactaCAAAATTCATCGTGAGGAGATATGTGAAGCTTGgttttcttaaaactaaatGACAAATATTAGATTGTAGTTAAGATATGTGAAGGATATAAATAGATAGTCATGAACAAACCGATCTGATTACCTGAGAGACCAAATTCAAAAGCCATGATCACTTGTGTAAATAGCTAGTTTCGTTTAGTGGTATTCAAACATTCGAAGAAAATGTGAAAAAATGCATTAAGAATAATATTAGCAGTTTTAGCAGTGTCTACGAATACGGCTAACTAGACGACAAATATACAGTCGTTATTACTTAAGTATAATTCTTCGATTTTTTGGTCCCTTTGAATCGGTCATAGAGTTGCACAAAAAAATGAATCGGTAGtagaaataatttttcttttatttttctagaaACATAAGTAGAAACTTTTTGATCCAATGGCTCTCTGGGTTAGTCGATACTAGAGACCGATTTCACACTTAGGTCAGTGCCAGCAGAAcccataaaatatgtatttgtaTGACTTACAAACAAGTGATGACACATGTATGTAGCTAAGTAGGTTTACGTTTGTGTTATATATTGACTATAAACACATTCATccaaaagaagaataaaaaccATTTCAGTACATATTATTGCCTCAACTTATAGATCAAGCGATATCATACATGATACAACTGAAAGATAAGGTAAATTAtttgagaagaaaaaagatATTGTTAGGAGGAGTAGAAAGATCTTAGTCTCATTTGCCAAAACTTAGTATTCATTCACGGGATTCGATCATAGAGATGAACCTAATTATCAATGTTCACATGACTAAGATTAATGATATATACTTGTGCGTATGATAGTTTTTGAAATAGAAGGAGCTCAAGTTATGTGTGCTAATCTCCAGAACTTGACAGCTTAGACAATCATATCCCAGGTATGTATGAACGCATCCAGGCATAACTATGCAAATATATACATTGCATGCACGCATGCGTAACGTCATGGTCTGAAGAACTGATAAAAACATGTGCAAAATCAATAAGCCTAAAACTGGCACTTAGCGAACGAAATGGTCACAGACGACTAGACCAAAGATATATACAGATGAGGAAAAGACGAATTACAAAATgagtttcttttctttctttcggCCAACATGTTTTCCATCAGTTTTCAAATGCTTTTATTAATTGAACATGGAATTGATCATGGTCCCTTTCTTTCGATAGTACTTTTAAAGGAATTTTGCCCCTTTTGTCTATGTTCATCTTACTATTAAGCCATTGAAATGGTCATCGATAAGAAATTTCGACAAACCTACTAAACTTTCCAGTATTTGACCATTGGCTCAAAGcttatagtttttaattaagTACTCCGAAAAAAATGTTTCCATGAAAATTAGAACTCTGAACACTGTAGCTATAAGATCCCAGAAATGTATCCAACCATACCCActaatcttctctttttttttcttgtaaataaTCTATTTTTGAATACAGCATCTCTAAGACTGAAAACATCTaagtaaatagaaaatttatCTGGTAGGAAAATAGGAAATAATAAGCAGAGTATTTAGTAGTGTGTAAGCTTACGGACGCAATCACAAAATCCATGACTTTTTTGGGGGAAACATCACTTTCCTTTAAATTACGCACCATTTCTATCAACATTCAGAATTTTGACTCTCTTTATATATAGTGACGAGATGGATTTCAAAAGAGAGAAACATAAGCTTAGAAGAAAACAGAAACAATGGAGAGGGAGACCGGAAGAgaagtaggagaaggaagcTCAATGTCGTCGAGGGAACAACGAAACCTCAGAGAGCAAGAGCGACGAATGCGCATGAAACATCTCTACAATATACTCTCTTCTCTTGTTTCTCCCACTCATAGGGTTCGTATTTgcatctctttttttctctatcTATACAGTATATTgaacataatatatatgttttggtatattttacaatataccaaaaagtatcttatatataattttgttgcaaagaaaagtattttatatataattttgttacaaaaaaaaatatatataaaatgcagACTTAACTACAAGTTTTCACTTATAGGCTTTTTAGTGATGATTCTACATATTTGATCATATATAACCACATTCATGCAATAAAAGCATGGAGGTAACTACGTTTGGAAATTTTTTATTGGCTATCACAGTTACCGGTCCCTCAACTTATAGAACAAGCGACATCATACATGATCCAATTGAAAGAGAAGGTAAATTATTTGAGGGAGAAGAAAATGACTTTGTTAGAAGAAATGGGGAAACACTCTGAAGGGTCATCGTCGTCTCTTCTGCCGAAACTCAGTATTTATTCGCGGGATTCAACCATACAAATGAACCTGATTATGGATCTGAACATGAAAAGAGTGACGCTGCACCAGCTTATACGTGTTTTTGAGGAAGAAGGAGCTCAAGTTATGAATGCTAATATTCAGAAATTGAATGATAGGATGGTCATATATACAATCATTGCTCAGGTAGTCGTGTCACGtctttttaatatagttttgaaTTCATTTTGACTATGCATGTACGTGTGATCACCTAAATGAATATATTTGCAGGCTATCATAGCTCGCATCGGCATTGATCCATCAAGTATAGAAGAGAGAGTTAGGAATATCATCTTCTGATACAAAATTTGAAGCATTATTATATTCCCAATCATT
This genomic window contains:
- the LOC130507739 gene encoding transcription factor bHLH167-like, which translates into the protein MERETGREVGEGSSMSSREQRNLREQERRMRMKHLYNILSSLVSPTHRLPVPQLIEQATSYMIQLKEKVNYLREKKMTLLEEMGKHSEGSSSSLLPKLSIYSRDSTIQMNLIMDLNMKRVTLHQLIRVFEEEGAQVMNANIQKLNDRMVIYTIIAQAIIARIGIDPSSIEERVRNIIF